One segment of Amycolatopsis alba DSM 44262 DNA contains the following:
- a CDS encoding Acg family FMN-binding oxidoreductase, translating into MDQGLPDDFTVESAVALAVRAPSVHNSQPWQWRTGDRTIHLYADRTRQLGGADPDGRDLMLSCGAALHHLRVGFAALGWRAEVHRLPDPAEPDHLAAIELHRHQPTLDDIELAAAIPRRRTDRRRHSSWGVPQGYIEALARRAADEGAILRSALDSARYHLAGAIKEAAALHSDDPVYRTELAAWSGRHFSPDGVPSANTPAQDDTPGALPGRAFAEPQLAQAEGATGENDETVLLVLSTASDDAMSRLRAGEATSAVLLAATSLGLATSPLTEPLELAGTRDKVRDLVTGGTFPQMVLRTGWAPVNADPLPATPRRNPEEVLGKLGKPVTDPVRYRSH; encoded by the coding sequence ATGGACCAGGGCCTTCCCGACGATTTCACCGTCGAATCCGCGGTGGCGCTCGCCGTCCGCGCGCCTTCGGTGCACAATTCCCAGCCCTGGCAATGGCGAACCGGGGACCGGACGATCCACCTCTACGCCGATCGCACCCGGCAACTCGGCGGCGCCGATCCGGACGGCCGGGACCTGATGCTCAGCTGCGGCGCGGCGCTGCACCACCTCCGGGTCGGCTTCGCCGCCTTGGGCTGGCGTGCCGAGGTGCACCGCCTGCCCGATCCCGCCGAGCCGGACCACCTCGCCGCCATCGAACTTCACCGACATCAGCCGACGCTGGACGACATCGAGCTGGCCGCGGCCATCCCCCGCCGTCGAACCGACAGGCGCAGGCACAGTTCCTGGGGTGTCCCCCAGGGGTACATCGAGGCCCTGGCCCGGCGCGCCGCCGACGAAGGCGCCATTCTGCGCTCGGCCCTCGACTCCGCGCGCTACCACCTGGCCGGCGCCATCAAGGAAGCCGCCGCGCTGCACTCCGATGACCCGGTCTACCGCACCGAACTCGCTGCCTGGAGCGGACGTCACTTCTCTCCGGACGGTGTCCCCTCGGCGAACACGCCCGCACAGGACGACACCCCCGGTGCCCTGCCCGGACGCGCGTTCGCCGAGCCCCAGCTCGCCCAGGCGGAAGGCGCGACCGGTGAGAACGACGAAACCGTGCTGCTGGTGCTGAGCACCGCCTCGGACGACGCGATGTCCCGGCTCCGTGCCGGCGAGGCCACGAGCGCGGTTCTGCTCGCCGCGACGAGTCTGGGCCTCGCGACCTCTCCGCTCACCGAACCACTGGAGCTCGCCGGTACCCGCGACAAGGTCCGTGATCTCGTCACCGGCGGGACGTTCCCGCAGATGGTGCTCCGGACGGGCTGGGCACCGGTCAACGCGGATCCCTTGCCCGCGACGCCTCGCCGGAACCCGGAGGAAGTCCTCGGGAAACTCGGGAAACCCGTCACCGATCCCGTGCGCTACCGAAGCCACTGA
- a CDS encoding SHOCT domain-containing protein encodes MQYSHYADGGWIGMLLLITVLVLVGGLITVSMILLRRSTRPSENHDQAIRILNERFARGEIDQDEFEARRAVLKT; translated from the coding sequence ATGCAGTACTCGCACTACGCGGACGGCGGCTGGATCGGCATGCTGCTGCTCATCACCGTGCTCGTGCTCGTCGGCGGGCTCATCACTGTGTCGATGATCCTCCTGCGCCGCTCCACACGGCCCTCGGAGAACCACGACCAGGCCATCCGGATCCTCAACGAAAGGTTCGCTCGCGGGGAGATCGACCAAGACGAGTTCGAGGCGCGCCGCGCCGTGCTCAAGACCTGA
- a CDS encoding wax ester/triacylglycerol synthase family O-acyltransferase, giving the protein MDRLGPLDAAFLELEDGDSDTTLSIASVAILEGPAPPPGDFAEVITSKLPLVPRYRQKIHRVPLDLGPPVWVDDDRFDASRHFHRVLIPVPGDENALCELVALLMSERLDRDHPLWEFWVIEGLSGGRWAVLSKVHHCLVDGVAGNALLKLMFSAEDPAKTATEPERDPGTAALLLNAAREIVSLPVDLIRGVGGLVMSPNRAARLIADTAKGLTALASALIPTARSSLSGPIGPGRRYEVARTSLADIGEIRAAFDVTMNDVVLASITSAFRDVLLRRGEKPLPDSVRTLVPVSVRGDAQTLDNRVSLMLPLLPVDIPDPTGRLLAVHRRLAQLKAGKEAEAGAALTGAGAHTPFAPIAWAIRLAANLPQHNVVTVTTNVPGPVEPLRLLGREVLELYPYVPIAMRLRSGVAVLSYRDKVTFGVTLDFASSPEAGFFAKAIEHDLESLLRLARESQA; this is encoded by the coding sequence ATGGACAGACTCGGTCCGCTGGATGCCGCGTTCCTCGAACTCGAAGACGGCGATTCCGACACCACGCTCTCGATAGCCTCGGTCGCGATACTCGAAGGGCCCGCGCCGCCGCCGGGGGACTTCGCCGAAGTGATCACCTCGAAGCTGCCGCTGGTCCCCCGCTACCGGCAAAAGATCCACCGGGTTCCCCTGGACCTCGGTCCACCGGTCTGGGTCGACGACGACCGATTCGACGCTTCAAGGCACTTTCACCGTGTCCTGATACCTGTACCCGGCGACGAGAACGCGCTCTGCGAACTCGTCGCGCTCCTGATGTCCGAACGCCTCGACCGCGACCATCCGCTGTGGGAGTTCTGGGTCATCGAAGGACTCTCCGGCGGTCGTTGGGCCGTGCTGTCCAAAGTGCACCACTGTCTCGTCGACGGTGTCGCGGGGAACGCGTTGCTCAAACTGATGTTCTCCGCTGAGGACCCGGCGAAGACCGCCACGGAACCGGAGCGAGACCCCGGCACGGCCGCCTTGTTGCTGAACGCGGCGCGCGAGATCGTCTCGCTTCCCGTGGACCTGATCCGCGGCGTCGGCGGACTGGTGATGTCGCCGAACCGCGCGGCCCGCCTGATCGCCGACACGGCCAAGGGACTGACCGCGCTCGCCTCGGCCCTCATTCCCACCGCACGGTCTTCCTTGTCGGGCCCGATCGGGCCCGGACGGCGTTACGAGGTGGCTCGCACCTCCCTGGCCGATATCGGCGAGATCCGTGCCGCGTTCGACGTGACCATGAACGACGTGGTGCTCGCCTCAATCACCAGCGCGTTCCGCGATGTGTTGCTGCGCCGGGGAGAAAAGCCACTGCCGGACTCTGTACGCACCCTGGTTCCGGTCTCCGTTCGCGGCGACGCGCAGACTCTGGACAACCGCGTCTCGCTCATGCTGCCACTGCTCCCCGTCGACATCCCCGATCCCACGGGCAGACTGCTCGCGGTGCATCGACGCCTCGCCCAGCTGAAGGCCGGCAAGGAGGCGGAGGCAGGTGCCGCCCTGACCGGCGCCGGCGCACACACGCCTTTCGCGCCGATCGCCTGGGCGATCCGCCTGGCCGCGAACCTGCCCCAGCACAACGTCGTCACCGTCACCACCAACGTTCCCGGACCGGTGGAACCACTGCGCCTGCTGGGCCGCGAGGTACTGGAGCTGTATCCGTACGTGCCTATCGCGATGCGGCTCAGGTCCGGGGTGGCCGTACTGTCCTATCGGGACAAGGTGACCTTCGGGGTGACGCTGGACTTCGCCAGTTCGCCGGAAGCCGGCTTCTTCGCGAAGGCGATCGAACACGACCTCGAGTCGCTTCTGCGCCTCGCCCGTGAATCCCAGGCCTGA
- a CDS encoding cation-translocating P-type ATPase, protein MTGAAVARSAEGLTSEEAAAALLRDGRNILPPPKRRRPLAALAAQMIHFFAIMLWAAAGLALLAGMPALAIAIAVVVVFNGAFSFAQEYRADRAAERLRDLLPVRATVRRDGHAVVVDAAELVVGDVVLVEAGDRVCADAELAECGRLSVDESMLTGESRPVRPEPGGRVYAGTYVTEGHGVATVTATGGRSRLAGISAVTASAVRPTSPLAVQLHRVVRLVALIAVAVGCVFFAVALGLGRAGTESFLFAIGVTVALVPEGLLPTVTLSLARAAQRMAKRKALVRRLEAVETLGATTFICTDKTGTLTRNEMSVVRVWTPPGIVEVRGEGYDPAGELIGDPEAVCATAALADSAARCSPDAHALEHSGRWQPVGDPMEVALHVLASRAGVARAPSPAERNPFDPRRRRSSVVDADGLHVSGAPDTVLPLCVEVPSDAHEAIDSLSRSGLRVLAIARRASSSTVDGERDLDLLGLVGLQDPPRADVGGAIASCRRAGIRLAMVTGDHPGTARAIAAEVGLLGPEELVMEGKDLPADDEELGRVLDVDGVVVARVAPEEKLRIAKALQARGHVVAMTGDGVNDGPALRTADIGVAMGASGSDVAREAADLVLLDDHFGTIVSAVELGRATFVNIRRFLTYHLTDNVAELTPFVVWALAGGQIPLAITVLQVLALDIGTDLLPAVALGAEPPNRRTMEGPARGGSLIDGRLARRAFGVLGPAEALASMSAFLVVLLAGGWWFGETAEVGLLAAASGTAFSAIVLGQLANAFACRSESRWVGRIGLGGNPLLSFAILFELAMLAVFLLMPPLPGLLGGTMPGPLGWVLAVATVPVVLLADTLHKVARARRR, encoded by the coding sequence GTGACCGGCGCGGCCGTGGCGAGAAGTGCGGAGGGACTCACCTCGGAGGAGGCGGCGGCGGCGTTGCTGCGCGACGGGCGGAACATCCTGCCTCCGCCGAAACGGCGGCGTCCGCTGGCCGCGCTCGCCGCGCAGATGATCCATTTCTTCGCGATCATGCTGTGGGCCGCTGCGGGACTGGCGTTGCTGGCCGGCATGCCGGCTCTCGCCATCGCGATCGCCGTGGTCGTCGTGTTCAACGGTGCCTTCTCCTTCGCTCAGGAATACCGTGCGGATCGGGCGGCCGAGCGGTTGCGTGACCTGCTTCCGGTGCGGGCGACCGTGCGCAGGGACGGGCACGCCGTCGTGGTGGACGCCGCCGAGCTGGTCGTGGGGGACGTGGTCCTGGTCGAAGCCGGCGACCGGGTGTGCGCGGACGCCGAGCTCGCCGAATGCGGCCGGCTGTCGGTGGACGAGTCGATGCTCACCGGGGAGAGCCGCCCCGTCCGTCCCGAGCCCGGTGGCCGGGTGTACGCGGGAACCTATGTGACCGAAGGCCATGGTGTGGCGACGGTGACCGCGACCGGTGGCCGGTCCCGGTTGGCCGGGATCTCCGCCGTCACCGCGAGCGCGGTCCGGCCGACGAGCCCGCTGGCGGTGCAGTTGCATCGTGTCGTCCGGCTGGTGGCGTTGATCGCGGTGGCGGTCGGTTGCGTGTTCTTCGCCGTGGCCCTGGGACTAGGACGCGCGGGGACGGAGAGTTTCCTCTTCGCGATCGGCGTGACGGTCGCTCTGGTCCCGGAGGGGCTGTTGCCGACCGTGACGCTTTCGCTGGCGCGCGCCGCACAGAGAATGGCCAAGCGCAAGGCACTCGTGCGACGGCTCGAGGCGGTGGAGACGCTGGGGGCCACGACGTTCATCTGCACCGACAAGACCGGGACGCTCACCCGCAATGAGATGTCGGTCGTGCGGGTATGGACTCCGCCGGGAATCGTGGAGGTCCGTGGTGAGGGCTATGACCCGGCGGGGGAGCTGATCGGTGATCCGGAGGCGGTGTGCGCGACGGCGGCCCTCGCGGACTCGGCGGCCCGCTGTTCACCGGACGCTCACGCGCTCGAACACTCGGGACGGTGGCAGCCGGTCGGTGATCCGATGGAGGTGGCGTTGCACGTGCTCGCCTCCCGTGCGGGTGTGGCACGCGCACCTTCGCCGGCTGAGAGGAACCCGTTCGACCCCCGCCGACGCCGCTCGTCTGTCGTGGACGCGGACGGCCTGCATGTGTCGGGCGCGCCGGACACGGTGCTCCCCCTGTGCGTGGAGGTGCCATCGGACGCGCATGAGGCGATCGATTCGCTGAGCCGGTCCGGCCTTCGCGTGCTCGCCATCGCACGGCGCGCCTCGTCGTCCACAGTGGACGGCGAACGGGACCTTGATCTGCTCGGCCTCGTGGGCCTGCAGGATCCGCCGCGCGCGGACGTCGGCGGAGCGATCGCCTCCTGCCGTCGTGCCGGGATCCGGCTGGCGATGGTCACGGGCGACCATCCCGGGACCGCGCGGGCCATCGCCGCCGAAGTGGGACTGCTCGGACCGGAAGAACTGGTCATGGAGGGGAAAGACCTGCCGGCCGACGACGAGGAACTCGGCAGGGTGCTCGACGTCGACGGGGTCGTCGTCGCCCGCGTCGCACCGGAAGAGAAACTGCGGATCGCGAAGGCATTGCAGGCCAGGGGACATGTCGTCGCGATGACCGGTGACGGCGTCAACGACGGTCCCGCGCTCCGCACCGCGGACATCGGCGTCGCGATGGGCGCGTCCGGCAGCGACGTCGCGCGCGAGGCGGCGGACCTCGTTCTCCTGGACGATCATTTCGGCACCATCGTGTCGGCCGTCGAACTCGGACGTGCCACTTTCGTCAACATCCGGCGGTTTCTGACCTATCACTTGACCGACAACGTCGCCGAGCTCACGCCGTTCGTCGTCTGGGCGCTCGCCGGCGGCCAGATCCCGCTGGCGATCACCGTGCTGCAGGTCCTCGCGCTCGACATCGGCACCGATCTGCTGCCCGCGGTCGCCCTCGGCGCGGAGCCCCCGAACCGGCGCACCATGGAAGGCCCGGCCCGTGGTGGTTCACTGATCGATGGTCGGCTGGCGCGCCGCGCGTTCGGGGTTCTCGGTCCGGCCGAGGCGCTGGCGTCGATGTCGGCGTTCCTCGTCGTGCTGCTGGCCGGAGGCTGGTGGTTCGGAGAGACCGCGGAGGTGGGGTTGCTCGCTGCGGCTTCGGGTACGGCGTTCTCCGCGATCGTGCTCGGGCAGCTGGCCAACGCGTTCGCCTGTCGCAGCGAGTCGCGCTGGGTCGGCCGGATCGGGCTGGGGGGCAACCCACTCCTTTCGTTCGCGATCCTCTTCGAACTCGCGATGCTCGCCGTGTTCCTGCTGATGCCGCCGTTGCCGGGGCTCCTGGGCGGCACCATGCCCGGACCGCTCGGCTGGGTGCTGGCCGTCGCGACCGTGCCGGTCGTCCTGCTCGCCGACACCCTGCACAAAGTGGCCCGAGCCCGTCGGCGGTGA
- a CDS encoding universal stress protein, translating to MPGHSGNVVVVGVDGSTSATMAVRWAAKQAQRRHAELRLVHAIDDESLGYPRALPTRENLAEMIRMRGHRLLRQARDAAKEVATSVQISLVLRHEKSLQALEAMSEDASLLVLGTEGIRPLGRLLVGSVSIALAARAACPVALVRPHVAEEVPPELGPVVVGVDGSPASETALALAFEEASWRNATLVALHCWDDAFLSAIFEETQWTLNRADVEEQEREVLSERLAGWREKYPDVGVERVVVRGRPADELLKYGDRAQVLVVGSRGRGGVAGMLLGSTSQAVMSYALCPVVVARPAEEGKR from the coding sequence ATGCCGGGACATTCGGGAAACGTGGTGGTCGTCGGAGTCGACGGATCGACGTCGGCCACGATGGCGGTGCGCTGGGCGGCGAAACAGGCCCAGCGCCGTCACGCGGAACTCAGGCTGGTCCACGCGATCGACGACGAGTCCCTCGGTTACCCAAGGGCGTTACCGACCAGGGAGAACCTGGCGGAGATGATCAGGATGAGAGGTCATCGCCTCCTTCGGCAGGCGCGTGACGCCGCCAAGGAGGTCGCGACGTCGGTCCAGATCTCTCTCGTCCTCCGGCATGAGAAGTCCTTGCAGGCGTTGGAAGCGATGTCCGAGGACGCGAGCCTTCTCGTTCTGGGGACCGAGGGGATCCGTCCGCTCGGCAGGCTCCTGGTCGGGTCCGTGTCCATCGCGCTCGCGGCCAGGGCCGCCTGCCCGGTCGCGCTGGTCCGCCCCCACGTCGCGGAGGAAGTGCCACCCGAGCTGGGACCTGTCGTGGTCGGCGTGGACGGTTCACCGGCGAGCGAGACGGCCCTGGCGCTGGCGTTCGAGGAGGCTTCCTGGCGTAACGCGACGTTGGTCGCCCTCCATTGCTGGGACGACGCTTTCCTGTCCGCGATCTTCGAAGAGACGCAGTGGACGCTCAACCGTGCCGACGTCGAGGAGCAGGAGCGCGAGGTGCTTTCGGAACGGCTCGCGGGCTGGCGCGAGAAGTACCCGGACGTCGGTGTCGAGCGGGTCGTCGTCCGGGGCCGCCCGGCGGACGAACTGCTGAAGTACGGCGATCGTGCGCAGGTGCTCGTGGTCGGCAGCCGGGGACGCGGTGGGGTGGCCGGGATGCTCCTGGGGTCGACCAGCCAGGCGGTCATGTCGTACGCGCTGTGCCCGGTGGTCGTGGCTCGCCCGGCGGAAGAGGGGAAGCGGTGA
- a CDS encoding GNAT family N-acetyltransferase, protein MDGDTGVVRVELRDGRAVSVGRLRPDDAAALGKAITEADRETLYRRFCGAPPRVTPRLLAYLTELDFERRYALVARDGTGEGVAIARYEATREEGVAEIAVVVLPGWRRVGLASALVRMLGEAALRHGFDRFTATYLADNRPVAELLEEAGARQVIASGIANASVGLTLEAPREQGEG, encoded by the coding sequence ATGGACGGCGATACCGGTGTTGTTCGGGTCGAACTCCGGGACGGACGCGCGGTGAGTGTCGGTCGGCTGAGGCCGGACGACGCCGCGGCACTGGGTAAAGCGATCACCGAAGCGGACAGGGAAACGCTGTACCGCAGGTTCTGCGGCGCGCCGCCGAGGGTGACGCCTCGCCTGCTGGCGTACCTGACCGAACTCGACTTCGAGCGCCGCTACGCACTCGTCGCCCGCGACGGCACCGGAGAAGGGGTGGCGATCGCGAGGTACGAGGCGACACGGGAGGAAGGTGTCGCCGAGATCGCGGTGGTGGTCCTGCCCGGATGGCGCCGCGTCGGGCTGGCGTCGGCCCTCGTCCGCATGCTCGGCGAAGCCGCGCTGAGACACGGGTTCGACCGGTTCACGGCGACCTATCTCGCGGACAACCGGCCGGTCGCGGAACTGCTCGAAGAGGCGGGCGCGCGTCAGGTGATCGCTTCGGGAATCGCGAACGCCTCGGTGGGTCTCACCCTTGAAGCTCCCCGCGAACAGGGGGAGGGCTGA
- a CDS encoding PLD nuclease N-terminal domain-containing protein, whose product MNKRSGTQRKPRAGVLGFLAGMQITLAAAAWSDLAVRPADEIRGSKRRWALIIAINFVGPIAYFTWGRRPMDPAGHPIETP is encoded by the coding sequence ATGAACAAGCGATCCGGCACCCAGCGGAAGCCCCGTGCGGGCGTACTCGGATTCCTCGCCGGGATGCAGATCACCCTGGCCGCGGCCGCGTGGTCCGACCTCGCGGTGCGTCCCGCCGACGAGATCCGCGGTTCCAAACGGCGGTGGGCGCTCATCATCGCGATCAACTTCGTAGGCCCCATCGCCTACTTCACCTGGGGAAGGCGACCGATGGACCCGGCCGGTCACCCCATCGAAACGCCGTGA
- a CDS encoding MBL fold metallo-hydrolase RNA specificity domain-containing protein, which translates to MTVALTFHGGAGTVTGSKYLVETADSRVLVDCGLFQGLTALRRRNWAPLAPALAELDAVVITHAHLDHCGYLPVLVRAGWHGPVYATPGTAELVPIVLEDSAHLMTEDAAHANKYGWSKHHPALPLYDAADAKKAIGLLRKLDFETETEIAAGVTLDFGRAGHILGSSWAHLRSNARDVVFSGDLGRPGHSLLRPPSPRPPCDALVMESTYGARLHHDEGAMDRFGEVIRRTARRGGSVLIPAFAVDRTEVVLAALAKLRSSHAIPDLPVYVDSPMALAALKVYRDALRSKWPEIRPEAAGHDPLTPRSLTELRTVEESMRVNAPRMPSIIISASGMATGGRVLHHLEHMLPDHRHTVLIVGYAAAGTRARQLASGARQIKIHGRYVTVRADVVQLDAFSAHADADELVAWATAGPQPGSTYLVHGEPDAAEVVAERLRNEYDWQAVVPHEHERVLI; encoded by the coding sequence GTGACGGTGGCTCTGACCTTCCACGGCGGTGCCGGGACGGTGACCGGAAGCAAATACCTGGTCGAAACGGCGGATTCCCGGGTCCTGGTCGACTGCGGCCTGTTCCAGGGACTCACCGCGTTGCGACGCCGCAATTGGGCACCGCTCGCACCCGCGCTCGCCGAACTCGACGCGGTGGTGATCACCCACGCGCATCTGGACCACTGCGGATATCTCCCGGTGCTGGTGCGAGCGGGCTGGCACGGTCCGGTGTACGCGACCCCCGGTACCGCGGAGCTCGTGCCGATCGTCCTCGAGGACAGCGCGCACCTGATGACCGAGGACGCTGCGCACGCCAACAAGTACGGCTGGTCGAAACACCATCCGGCCCTGCCGTTGTACGACGCCGCCGACGCGAAGAAGGCGATCGGCCTGCTGCGGAAACTCGACTTCGAGACCGAAACCGAGATCGCTGCCGGGGTGACCCTCGACTTCGGCCGGGCCGGGCACATTCTCGGCTCGTCGTGGGCTCATCTGCGGTCGAACGCCAGGGATGTCGTCTTCAGCGGCGACCTCGGCCGCCCCGGGCACAGCCTGCTGCGGCCGCCCTCGCCGAGGCCTCCGTGCGACGCGCTGGTCATGGAGTCCACCTACGGCGCCCGTCTCCATCATGACGAAGGCGCGATGGACCGCTTCGGCGAGGTGATCCGCCGGACGGCCCGGCGCGGCGGCAGCGTGCTGATCCCGGCGTTCGCGGTCGACCGCACCGAGGTCGTCCTGGCCGCACTGGCCAAGTTGAGGAGTTCGCACGCGATTCCCGACCTGCCGGTCTACGTCGACAGCCCGATGGCTCTGGCCGCGTTGAAGGTCTATCGCGACGCGCTCCGCTCGAAGTGGCCGGAGATCCGGCCCGAGGCGGCCGGACACGACCCTCTCACGCCGCGTTCGCTCACCGAACTACGGACGGTGGAGGAATCGATGCGGGTCAACGCCCCGCGGATGCCGTCGATCATCATCTCCGCGTCCGGCATGGCGACCGGAGGCCGGGTCCTGCACCATCTCGAACACATGCTGCCCGACCACCGGCATACCGTCCTCATCGTCGGCTACGCCGCGGCCGGCACCCGCGCCAGGCAACTCGCGTCCGGAGCACGGCAGATCAAGATCCACGGCCGCTATGTCACCGTCCGTGCCGACGTCGTCCAGCTGGACGCCTTCAGCGCCCACGCCGACGCGGACGAACTGGTCGCGTGGGCCACGGCCGGTCCCCAGCCGGGAAGCACGTATCTCGTCCATGGCGAGCCCGACGCCGCCGAGGTGGTCGCCGAGCGGCTTCGCAACGAATACGACTGGCAGGCCGTCGTTCCCCACGAGCACGAACGGGTGCTCATCTGA
- a CDS encoding Acg family FMN-binding oxidoreductase translates to MAERWTKAEAEVLARTLLRAPSVHNIQPWRLGFDGGRLLLRERRDLALPEHDPAGRDRLMSCGAALANLELAVRVLGYDSRTEAFPDDGGPDVVAVIEAGERSAPSDVDLHRYSAIARRASYRRRFSGRTVSRPEIGDLLSSAAENGVSARPVQDELELTQLADLLEFAAEAYQHDQAYQRELALWTIRDERSHRHGVGLAASLAPPGTLPWAGLVRASTAIPDRRVLQRRLTEETLLVFLTLDDTRHDHLQAGRALQYTWLDAVDAGLAGSVLTQPLHLPEVRSALCEDLELAGFPQAIMRFGYPEGPMLLGPRRALAEVLGAEPLTRVE, encoded by the coding sequence ATGGCTGAGCGGTGGACCAAGGCCGAAGCCGAGGTGCTGGCGAGAACGCTGCTGCGAGCACCGTCGGTGCACAACATCCAGCCGTGGCGACTGGGCTTCGACGGCGGCCGGCTGCTGTTGCGTGAGCGGCGGGACTTGGCCCTGCCGGAGCACGATCCGGCAGGCCGGGACAGGCTCATGTCGTGTGGTGCCGCCCTCGCCAACCTCGAACTCGCCGTCCGGGTACTCGGCTACGACAGCCGGACCGAGGCGTTTCCCGACGACGGCGGCCCGGATGTCGTCGCCGTCATCGAGGCCGGAGAACGTTCAGCGCCTTCGGACGTCGACCTGCACCGCTACTCGGCCATCGCGCGGCGCGCCAGCTACCGGCGTCGTTTCTCGGGACGGACGGTGTCTCGCCCCGAGATCGGCGATCTCCTGTCCTCGGCCGCCGAGAACGGCGTCTCCGCGCGGCCGGTGCAGGACGAACTGGAGTTGACGCAGCTGGCGGACCTGCTGGAGTTCGCCGCCGAGGCGTACCAGCACGACCAGGCCTATCAGCGCGAGCTGGCACTCTGGACGATTCGTGACGAGAGGTCCCACCGCCACGGCGTCGGCCTGGCCGCGAGCCTGGCACCGCCGGGGACCCTGCCGTGGGCAGGATTGGTCAGGGCCTCCACCGCGATCCCCGATCGCCGCGTCCTGCAACGGCGCTTGACCGAGGAAACCTTGCTCGTGTTCCTCACCCTCGACGACACCCGGCACGACCACTTGCAGGCAGGACGAGCTCTCCAGTACACCTGGCTCGACGCCGTCGACGCGGGCCTGGCCGGATCGGTCCTCACCCAGCCGCTTCATCTGCCCGAGGTGCGCTCCGCCCTGTGCGAAGACCTGGAGCTCGCCGGTTTCCCCCAGGCCATCATGCGGTTCGGCTATCCCGAAGGTCCGATGCTGCTCGGCCCGCGCCGCGCACTCGCCGAAGTCCTCGGTGCCGAACCCCTGACGAGAGTGGAGTAG
- a CDS encoding response regulator transcription factor, translating into MTTKVFLVDDHEIVRRGLADLLGNEPDIEIAGEAASVSEALARIPQSAPDIAVLDVRLPDGTGIELCRELLSTQTDLRCLMLTSYADDEALFTAIMAGASGFVLKQVLGNDLVSAIRTIAGGGSLLDSRTTAALMNRIRRERNQNDPTAALSEQERTVFELIGEGLTNREIGERMFLAEKTVKNYVSRILAKLGIQRRTQAAVLATELKRDAVPPMFGDKDKESR; encoded by the coding sequence ATGACGACGAAGGTGTTCCTCGTCGACGACCACGAGATCGTCCGGCGGGGCCTGGCGGATCTGCTGGGAAACGAGCCCGACATCGAGATCGCGGGTGAGGCCGCTTCGGTATCCGAGGCTCTGGCGCGTATCCCGCAAAGCGCTCCGGACATCGCCGTGCTGGACGTGCGCTTGCCCGACGGCACCGGTATCGAGCTCTGTCGCGAACTGCTGTCCACGCAGACCGACCTGCGCTGCCTGATGCTGACGTCCTATGCCGATGACGAAGCGCTGTTCACCGCGATCATGGCGGGCGCTTCCGGCTTCGTGCTCAAGCAAGTCCTCGGGAACGACCTGGTGTCGGCGATCCGCACCATCGCCGGTGGCGGGTCGCTGCTCGACAGCCGTACCACGGCCGCCTTGATGAACCGGATCCGGCGTGAGCGCAACCAGAACGACCCGACGGCGGCCCTGTCGGAGCAGGAACGCACCGTCTTCGAGCTGATCGGCGAAGGCCTCACCAACCGCGAGATCGGCGAGCGGATGTTCCTCGCCGAGAAGACCGTGAAGAACTACGTCTCCCGGATCCTCGCCAAACTCGGCATCCAGCGCCGGACCCAGGCGGCGGTCCTGGCGACCGAGCTCAAACGCGACGCCGTCCCGCCGATGTTCGGCGACAAGGACAAGGAATCACGGTAA